In Mytilus edulis chromosome 6, xbMytEdul2.2, whole genome shotgun sequence, the following proteins share a genomic window:
- the LOC139528776 gene encoding uncharacterized protein, with translation MQGSVVLLLVFVVVGAHYYDKDKTPSCKFPCPWRGKTFDLWEIGKSKSEYYAKFSKDGRRITWSFGTTSECYQILDGFLVIRTKGEDNWACFKIQYDKTKRPTTFRLHNGLTGDFPGKKDAFKICEVCAYPGKNFFTAIARGSHSYRYAYRRPPKQSRKFGCNIPKGCECCTHPNCGQCRKCKDNGSINNAC, from the exons ATGCAAGGTTCAGTGGTATTGTTATTGGTTTTTGTTGTGGTTGGAGCTCACTATTATGATAAAG ATAAAACACCTAGTTGTAAGTTTCCATGTCCATGGAGAGGGAAAACCTTCGATCTCTGGGAAATTGGGAAATCAAAATCTGAGTACTATGCAAAGTTTTCGAAGGATGGAAGGAGAATCACGTGGTCATTTGGTACAACATCTGAGTGTTATCAGATATTAGACGGATTTCTAGTGATAAG AACAAAAGGAGAAGACAACTGGGCTTGTTTTAAGATACAGTATGACAAAACCAAACGTCCGACAACTTTTAGACTTCACAATGGAT TAACCGGAGATTTTCCAGGTAAAAAAGACGCGTTTAAAATTTGCGAAGTCTGTGCATATCCAGGCAAGAACTTTTTCACAGCTATAG CACGTGGATCCCATTCGTACA gaTATGCCTATCGACGTC CACCCAAGCAATCACGCAAGTTTGGATGTAATATACCGAAAGGCTGTGAATGTTGCACACACCCAAATTGTGGACAGTGTCGTAAATGTAAAGACAACGGAAGTATAAACAATGCTTGTTAA